From Populus trichocarpa isolate Nisqually-1 chromosome 19, P.trichocarpa_v4.1, whole genome shotgun sequence, a single genomic window includes:
- the LOC7459218 gene encoding uncharacterized protein LOC7459218 produces the protein MKALVIPPVSLPSDSKSRRSHWCSVFPAASFLFLIFFAVYAFIAPDYKERLSRWGIADTFQNFKFSNCKNQCRPPGSESLPEGIVSKTSNFQMRPLWGFPKNDENSSINLLAVAVGITQRDLVNKMVKKFLSSNFSVMLFHYDGIVDEWRDFEWNDRVIHVSARNQTKWWFAKRFLHPDIVAACNYIFLWDEDLGVENFNPKQYVSIVKSEGLHISQPALDYKSLVHQQITVRASKSGVHRRTYKPGICDGNSTAPPCTGWVEMMAPVFSRAAWRCVWYMIQNDLIHAWGLDYQLGYCSQGDRTKNIGIVDAEYIVHYGHPTLGGVVENEEPSRSQKTDPRLEVRRQSLIELRIFQKRWKEAVEEDQCWIDPYKEAVKESS, from the exons ATGAAGGCACTCGTTATTCCTCCT GTATCCCTGCCTTCGGATTCGAAGAGTAGGAGATCACATTGGTGTAGCGTTTTTCCtgctgcttcttttctttttcttattttctttgcaGTATATGCTTTCATAGCTCCAGATTACAAAGAG agATTATCAAGATGGGGAATAGCTGATACTTTTCAGAATTTTAAATTCAGCAATTGCAAG AATCAGTGCAGGCCTCCTGGAAGTGAGTCCTTACCTGAAGGGATTGTCTCAAAGACTTCTAACTTTCAAATGAGGCCGCTATGGGGCTTTCCAAAG AATGATGAAAATTCTTCAATAAACCTTTTGGCTGTGGCTGTTGGAATAACGCAAAGAGATCTTGTCAATAAGATGGTAAAAAAG TTTCTCTCTAGCAACTTTTCTGTGATGCTTTTCCATTATGATGGTATTGTTGATGAATGGAGAGATTTTGAGTGGAATGATCGTGTTATACACGTTTCTGCCCGTAATCAAACTAAATG GTGGTTTGCAAAGCGGTTCTTGCATCCTGATATAGTTGCTGCATGCAATTACATTTTCCTTTGGGACGAGGACCTTGGAGTTGAAAACTTCAATCCTAAACA GTATGTTTCAATTGTTAAAAGTGAAGGGCTTCATATATCACAGCCAGCCCTTGATTATAAATCTCTGGTACATCAGCAAATTACTGTCAGGGCAAGCAAATCAGGAGTGCACAG AAGGACTTACAAGCCTGGTATTTGTGATGGAAATAGTACAGCTCCTCCATGCACAGg GTGGGTGGAAATGATGGCCCCTGTTTTCTCAAGAGCTGCTTGGCGCTGTGTGTGGTATATGATCCAG AATGACTTGATCCATGCATGGGGTCTAGACTATCAGCTTGGATACTGTTCACAG GGTGatcgaacaaaaaatattggtattGTGGATGCGGAGTACATAGTCCATTATGGTCACCCAACACTTGGAGGTGTGGTTGAAAACGAG GAGCCTTCTCGTTCACAGAAAACAGATCCTAGATTGGAA